ACGGCTACGTCGGTGGCGGGTTTCTCCAGGCTTAGCACGCGGCTGGGCAGCTTCAGCACCGCGAACTCGCCGGCGCCCGGCACGGTGCGGGCCTCCAGCACGCAATCGGTCTGCGGCGTTGCGCAGCAGGTCAGCACCAGGCCGGCGGCTTCCTCCTCCGGCGTCAAGGTCTTGGGCTGGTGCGCGCCGTGGATCACGCGGCCCCCCAGCAGCCGGCTCTTGCAGGAACCGCAGGCGCCGTCCTTGCAGCCATAGGGCAGGCCCACGCCCTGGCGGATCGCGGCACCCAGCATGGTTTCATCGCGTTCGACCTCGAAGACGCGGCCGCTGGGCTGGACGGTGACCTGGAAATTCATGGCAATGAGGGTGCTGCGGGACGCAGGCGTGGCTGACAAAAACGCGGCCCGTCTCGTCGCGGAGCGGGCCGTACACTCGCCCTCTATTTTGCCCGAGCCCCGAAAGCCCTGCCCCCATGACCCTGCGACGCAAGCCCCCTCGTCTGTTGATCGTCGGCTGCGGCGATGTCGGGATGCGTGTGCTGAGATTGCTGGGTGGGCGGCTGCCGGTGTTCGCGCTGAGCTCCAGCCCGGCGCGTTTCGCGGCGCTGCGCGCGGCCGGCGCGACGCCGCTGTGGGGCGACCTGGACCGGCCCGAGACCCTGGCCCGCCTGGCCGGGCTGGCCGACCTGGTGCTGCACCTGGCGCCGCCGCCGGGGCAGGGCGCGGAAGATGCGCGCATGCTGAACCTGCTGCGCGCGCTGGCGCGCGACCGGGCGCCGCGCGCCATTGCCTATGCCAGCACCACCGGCGTCTATGGCGATGCCGGCGGCGCGCGCTTCGATGAGACCCGCCCGGTCGCGCCGGCCACCGACCGGGGGCGCCGGCGCGTCGATGCCGAGGCGCGGCTGCGCTGGTTCGGCGCGAACTTCGGCAGCCGCATCAGCATCCTGCGCGTGCCGGGCATCTATGCCGCGGACCGCGCCGGCGGCCATCCGCGCGAGCGCCTGCAGCGTGGCACGCCGGTGCTGGTGCGGGACGAGGATGTCTACACCAACCATATCCATGCCGATGACCTGGCGCGCGCCTGCCTGGCGGCGCTGTGGCGCGGCCTGCCGCAGCGCGTCGTGCATGCCAACGACGACAGCGAGCTGCTGATGGGCGATTACTTCGATCTGGCGGCCAAGCTCTGCGGCCTGGCGCCTGCGCCGCGCATCACGCGCGCCGAGGCGGCCGAGCGGATGTCACCGCTGCAATTGAGCTTCTGGAGCGAATCGCGCCGGCTCGACAACGGCCGGCTGAAGAAGGAGCTGAGGCTGAGGCTGCGTTACCCGCAGCCGGCCGACGGCCTGCTGGCTTGAACGATCAGCGGCGACGGCTGCCGCGCCAGTAGCGGATCAGCAGATAGGCGCCCAGCATGCCGCCCAGATGGGCGAAATGGGCGATGCCGCTGCGGCCCGACAGGCCCATCAGCAGTTCCAGCGCGCCGAAGATCGCGACGAAGTACTTGGCCTTCATCGGGATCGGCGGGAACAGCGGCATGATGATGCGGTCAGGGAACAGCATGCCGAAGGACAGCAGCAGGCCGAACAGCGCGCCCGAGGCGCCCACGGTCGGCGAGAGCGAGCCGATCAGCAGAGTGAAGACCAGCTGCATCGCGGCCGCGCTCAGGATGCTGGCGGCCAGCATCTGCATATAGCGCTTGCTGCCCCAGACCCGCTCCAGCTCCGAGCCGAACATCCACAGGCCCAGCATATTGAAGAACAGGTGCAGCACGTCGCCGTGCAGGAAGGCGTAGGTGAGCGGCTGCCAGGGCAGGAAGTTGCCGCTGTTCACCGGCCACAGCGCGAAGAACAGCTGCAGCGAGGGTGGCAGCAGGAGGAAGGCGCAGAACAGGCCCACGCAGGCCAGCATGAAGGCTTTGGTTACCGGGGGCAGGTGGGGCATGTCGGGGCAGCGGGCGCGTGAAAAGAAGTGGTGGGCCGGCTGTTCGTCGATGCCACCGGCGAGCGGCTGAGTGTATGCGCAAGCCGAAACAAAAAAGCCGCTCGACGGATCGAACGGCTTGCTTGTGCTGGCGCCGCGGGGCGCTGCTTCATGGCTCTTCTGCGCGGCCTTGCGGATCGCTGGTGCCCGGGGCCGGACTCGAACCGGCACACCTTGCGGCGGGGGATTTTGAGTCCCCTGCGTCTACCGATTTCGCCACCCGGGCCAGTTCGGCAAAGCACTATCGCTGCAGAGCAAAGGATTATGCCATGCAATGGCTTGTTTTGACTGCGACAATCGGTGCATGAGCATCAAACCCTACCCGACTCTTGAGGATGTGATCGGCAACACGCCCCTGGTGCGCCTGCAGCGCCTGGGGTCAGAGCTTGCCTCGCGCGGCAATGTGATCCTCGCGAAGCTGGAGGGCAACAACCCGGCGGGCTCGGTCAAGGACCGGCCGGCGATCAGCATGATCCGGCGCGCCGAGGAGCGCGGCGACATCAAGCCCGGCGACACGCTGATCGAGGCCACCTCGGGCAATACCGGCATCGCGCTGGCGATGGCCGCGGCGATCCGCGGCTACCGGATGCTGCTGATCATGCCGGAGGATCTGTCGGTCGAGCGGGCTCAGACGATGAAGGCGTTCGGCGCGGAACTAGTGCTGACGCCGCGCTCCGGCGGCATGGAATACGCGCGCGACCTGGCCGAGAAGATGCAGGCCGAGGGAAAGGGCCGGGTGCTGGACCAGTTTGCCAATGAGGACAACCCGCGCATCCATTACGAGACCACCGGCCCCGAGATCTGGCGCGACACCAGCGGGCGCGTCACCCATTTCGTCAGTGCGATGGGCACGACCGGCACGATCACC
This genomic stretch from Roseateles sp. DAIF2 harbors:
- the cysM gene encoding cysteine synthase CysM, giving the protein MSIKPYPTLEDVIGNTPLVRLQRLGSELASRGNVILAKLEGNNPAGSVKDRPAISMIRRAEERGDIKPGDTLIEATSGNTGIALAMAAAIRGYRMLLIMPEDLSVERAQTMKAFGAELVLTPRSGGMEYARDLAEKMQAEGKGRVLDQFANEDNPRIHYETTGPEIWRDTSGRVTHFVSAMGTTGTITGTSKFLKEKNAKVRIIGAQPEEGSRIPGIRKWPEAYLPKIYRPSAVDELIYVSQSNAEEMARRLAREEGLFGGISAAGACWAALQIARQVENATIVFVVCDRGDRYLSTGVFPA
- a CDS encoding rhomboid family intramembrane serine protease, with product MPHLPPVTKAFMLACVGLFCAFLLLPPSLQLFFALWPVNSGNFLPWQPLTYAFLHGDVLHLFFNMLGLWMFGSELERVWGSKRYMQMLAASILSAAAMQLVFTLLIGSLSPTVGASGALFGLLLSFGMLFPDRIIMPLFPPIPMKAKYFVAIFGALELLMGLSGRSGIAHFAHLGGMLGAYLLIRYWRGSRRR
- a CDS encoding NAD-dependent epimerase/dehydratase family protein, with the protein product MTLRRKPPRLLIVGCGDVGMRVLRLLGGRLPVFALSSSPARFAALRAAGATPLWGDLDRPETLARLAGLADLVLHLAPPPGQGAEDARMLNLLRALARDRAPRAIAYASTTGVYGDAGGARFDETRPVAPATDRGRRRVDAEARLRWFGANFGSRISILRVPGIYAADRAGGHPRERLQRGTPVLVRDEDVYTNHIHADDLARACLAALWRGLPQRVVHANDDSELLMGDYFDLAAKLCGLAPAPRITRAEAAERMSPLQLSFWSESRRLDNGRLKKELRLRLRYPQPADGLLA